The following coding sequences are from one Microcoleus sp. FACHB-831 window:
- a CDS encoding DUF2232 domain-containing protein gives MKAAIAQSGKFSPPTQNPRSPLAMVETAFLASAASLIWLINYYFPLGPVLRMFFPVPIALIYLRWGHRAAWMAALVSGLLLSLLMGPSRSILFFIPYGLLGVQLGAMWRRGARWEFSIGTGALIGAFGFFFRIWLLSILLGEDLWLYMTTQITELAEWGFIKLGLLQQPSLPLIQAIAVGTILLNNVIYLFIVHLVSLLLLDKVGNPIPRPPGWVQVLFDYEE, from the coding sequence ATGAAAGCAGCGATCGCCCAAAGTGGGAAGTTTTCGCCGCCGACACAAAACCCGCGATCGCCCTTAGCAATGGTAGAAACGGCTTTTCTAGCCAGCGCTGCCAGCCTAATTTGGCTGATTAATTACTACTTCCCGCTAGGCCCTGTCCTGCGAATGTTTTTTCCCGTCCCCATTGCTCTAATCTACTTGCGCTGGGGACACCGGGCGGCATGGATGGCCGCGCTGGTTTCTGGGTTGCTGTTATCCCTTCTGATGGGGCCAAGCCGCAGCATTCTGTTTTTTATCCCCTACGGTCTGTTGGGCGTCCAACTGGGGGCTATGTGGAGACGCGGCGCGAGGTGGGAATTTTCTATTGGCACTGGTGCTTTGATCGGCGCTTTTGGATTCTTCTTTCGCATTTGGTTGCTTTCGATTCTACTAGGCGAAGATCTTTGGCTGTATATGACTACCCAGATTACGGAACTCGCAGAGTGGGGGTTTATCAAGTTGGGTTTGCTGCAACAGCCAAGTTTGCCTCTAATTCAAGCGATCGCTGTTGGAACGATCCTCCTCAACAATGTTATTTATTTATTCATCGTGCATCTTGTGTCTTTGCTGCTGCTAGACAAGGTGGGCAATCCCATTCCCCGTCCCCCTGGCTGGGTACAAGTGCTGTTCGATTATGAGGAGTAA
- the ribE gene encoding riboflavin synthase, with product MFTGLIQALGSMRSHGEDRFQISCLPEASSSLLSDLAIGDSVAVDGVCLTVEEILPMGFVAAASPETLSRTTLGERQRASTIVNLEASLRVGSKLGGHFVTGHVDGIGCLQESTQTANSWEMSFTAIEGFGELWQRTIARYIIPKGSIAVNGVSLTVADCDPSGSWFKVSVIPHSYAETNLSYLQTGNWVNLEGDILGKYVEKFLRYQPNSLVDAPHTASLDGITPAFLAENGYL from the coding sequence ATGTTTACCGGGTTAATTCAAGCATTGGGAAGTATGCGATCGCACGGAGAAGACAGATTCCAAATATCCTGTCTCCCCGAAGCATCCTCGTCGCTTCTGTCAGATTTGGCTATAGGTGACAGCGTAGCAGTAGATGGAGTCTGCTTAACTGTAGAGGAGATTTTGCCGATGGGATTTGTGGCAGCCGCTTCCCCCGAAACCCTAAGTCGCACCACCTTGGGGGAGCGCCAGCGAGCCTCCACCATAGTAAATTTGGAAGCATCTCTACGAGTTGGCAGCAAGCTGGGGGGACATTTTGTAACGGGACACGTAGATGGGATCGGCTGCCTCCAAGAATCGACGCAAACTGCCAACTCATGGGAAATGTCCTTTACAGCCATAGAGGGTTTTGGCGAATTGTGGCAGCGAACCATTGCCCGTTACATCATCCCCAAAGGCAGCATTGCCGTCAACGGCGTCAGCCTGACGGTAGCAGATTGCGACCCATCTGGCAGCTGGTTTAAGGTGTCTGTAATTCCCCACAGTTATGCTGAAACGAATCTCAGTTATTTGCAGACGGGCAATTGGGTAAATCTGGAAGGCGATATTCTGGGCAAATACGTGGAAAAGTTTCTACGCTATCAACCGAATTCCTTGGTAGATGCACCACATACAGCCAGCCTTGACGGTATTACACCTGCCTTTTTAGCCGAAAACGGATATCTTTGA
- a CDS encoding sugar transferase has product MHIFEQRVHPSAQSKAKRLIDILGAIVGLMVLAIIAIPIAIAMQLDNPGPIFYSQIRCGLHGRQFRIWKFRSMVVGAEHLKHLVDNQAKGHIFKNENDPRITRVGKFLRRTSLDEFPQFWNVLIGDMSLVGTRPPTVDEVRQYETHHWERLNVKPGMTGQWQAHGRSTVKDFEDIVRMDVDYQIKWSVIYDISLILKTVQVVFNKSGAC; this is encoded by the coding sequence GTGCATATTTTCGAGCAGCGGGTACATCCCTCTGCCCAGAGCAAAGCCAAACGGCTAATTGACATCTTGGGAGCAATAGTGGGTCTGATGGTACTTGCAATAATCGCAATTCCCATCGCGATCGCGATGCAACTCGATAATCCAGGCCCAATCTTTTACAGCCAGATTCGCTGCGGTCTTCACGGACGCCAGTTTCGCATCTGGAAATTCCGCTCTATGGTCGTAGGCGCAGAGCATCTCAAGCATCTGGTCGATAACCAAGCCAAAGGGCATATCTTTAAAAACGAAAATGACCCCCGCATCACGCGCGTTGGCAAGTTCCTGCGTCGCACTAGCTTAGACGAATTCCCCCAATTCTGGAACGTGTTGATTGGGGATATGAGTCTGGTGGGAACTCGTCCCCCGACTGTTGATGAAGTGAGGCAGTATGAAACCCACCATTGGGAACGGTTGAATGTGAAGCCTGGAATGACTGGCCAGTGGCAAGCTCACGGACGCTCAACTGTCAAGGACTTTGAAGACATTGTACGGATGGACGTGGACTACCAAATCAAGTGGTCTGTTATATACGACATCAGCTTAATTCTGAAAACCGTGCAGGTTGTTTTCAATAAGAGTGGCGCTTGCTAA
- a CDS encoding NAD-dependent epimerase/dehydratase family protein — MRILIMGGTRFIGVYLTKILVEQGHEVVLFNRGNKPAPVEGVKQIHGDRTDAAQLKAKLSPEDFDAIFDNNGRELSDTQPLVEIFKDRVQHFIYMSSAGVYLKSDQMPHVEGDAVDPKSRHLGKYETESFLEKQGMPFTSIRPTYIYGPQNYNELEGWFFDRIVRDRPIPIPGNGLHITQLGHCKDLANAMAAVLGKSQAIGQIYNVSGDRYVTFDGLARACAEALGKAPESLKIVHYDAKKFDFGKRKAFPLRTQHFFASVNKAITELNWRPEYDLISGLKDSFQNDYLASGRDKAEVDLSVDDEILSAANH, encoded by the coding sequence ATGCGAATTTTAATCATGGGCGGGACTCGTTTTATCGGGGTTTATCTAACTAAAATTCTGGTAGAACAAGGCCATGAAGTTGTACTATTCAATCGCGGCAATAAACCAGCACCAGTTGAAGGGGTAAAACAAATTCACGGCGATCGCACTGACGCCGCCCAATTAAAAGCAAAATTATCCCCAGAAGACTTTGACGCTATCTTTGATAACAACGGTCGCGAATTAAGTGACACCCAACCTTTAGTAGAAATTTTTAAAGATAGAGTACAGCACTTCATATATATGAGTTCTGCTGGTGTTTATCTAAAATCCGACCAAATGCCTCATGTAGAAGGCGATGCTGTAGATCCAAAAAGCCGCCATTTAGGTAAATATGAAACCGAATCTTTCCTTGAAAAACAAGGAATGCCTTTTACTTCTATTCGCCCTACTTATATTTATGGCCCCCAGAATTATAACGAGCTAGAAGGCTGGTTTTTTGACCGCATAGTGCGCGATCGCCCCATTCCCATTCCTGGTAATGGATTACACATCACTCAATTAGGACATTGTAAAGACTTAGCGAATGCAATGGCTGCCGTATTGGGTAAATCTCAAGCAATCGGACAGATTTATAATGTGTCAGGCGATCGCTATGTAACTTTCGATGGTTTAGCCCGCGCCTGCGCTGAAGCACTCGGAAAAGCGCCGGAATCTCTAAAGATTGTCCATTACGACGCCAAAAAGTTCGACTTCGGCAAGCGCAAAGCTTTTCCCCTCAGAACCCAACACTTCTTCGCCTCAGTTAATAAAGCGATTACCGAACTAAATTGGCGTCCAGAATATGACCTAATCTCTGGTTTAAAAGACTCGTTCCAAAATGATTATCTCGCTTCTGGTCGCGATAAAGCTGAAGTCGATTTGTCTGTAGACGACGAAATTCTTAGTGCTGCAAATCATTAA
- a CDS encoding Crp/Fnr family transcriptional regulator: MEDRYNSRELNTSLNALIRTAPFFTGLPELAVDKATAHVVTRTHPANQVILLENDWGGSVYFILNGWAKIRTYNLDGKEVTLNILGKGELFGEMAAMDEVPRSTDVITLTPTTIGSMPAADFVQLIHTEPMAGVRLAQLMARRLRQVNRRLRLRESDSMSRVADTLLFLAEGQGKKATKGTEIPNLPHRELSSLSGLARETVTRVLTKLEKKGLIQREHDILCIPDVQALERLIA, from the coding sequence ATGGAAGACCGATACAACTCTCGCGAACTGAATACCAGCCTCAATGCGTTGATACGCACCGCTCCCTTTTTTACAGGTTTACCAGAGCTAGCGGTGGACAAAGCGACAGCCCATGTCGTCACTCGTACCCATCCCGCAAATCAGGTGATTTTGCTGGAAAATGACTGGGGCGGATCTGTATATTTCATTTTGAATGGGTGGGCGAAGATTCGTACATACAACCTAGATGGGAAAGAGGTAACGCTCAATATTCTCGGCAAAGGGGAACTCTTTGGTGAAATGGCAGCGATGGATGAAGTGCCTCGTTCCACAGATGTTATTACCCTTACTCCTACGACAATTGGCAGCATGCCAGCGGCGGATTTTGTCCAGTTAATTCATACGGAACCGATGGCGGGCGTCCGGTTAGCTCAATTGATGGCGCGACGACTGCGGCAAGTGAATCGCCGTCTGAGGTTGCGGGAATCGGATAGTATGTCCCGCGTGGCAGATACATTATTATTTCTGGCTGAAGGGCAGGGCAAAAAGGCGACAAAAGGAACTGAGATTCCCAATTTACCCCATAGAGAGTTGAGCAGCCTTAGCGGACTAGCGCGAGAGACGGTAACGCGGGTGCTGACTAAGCTGGAAAAGAAGGGGCTGATTCAGCGCGAACACGATATTCTTTGCATTCCGGATGTCCAAGCCCTAGAGCGGCTGATAGCTTAA
- a CDS encoding aldo/keto reductase, with the protein MRYRRFGKTNLLFSVFSLGTMRCLANESTARQTVYQAVDLGINHLETARGYGKSEQYLGEALKAGLPLDRKQLHITTKIPPVADGDTMRRWIDESLERLQLDYVDCLAIHGVNTWEHLDWVKCGCIQAVQEAIADGRVRHVGFSTHGTLDVILAAINTDLFEFVNLHYYYFQQVNAPAVALAHQKDMGVFIISPADKGGRLYTPPATLEKLCQPYSPLELNYRFLLSDRRITTLSIGAANPDELIEPLKVADSDEALTAEEIEVFQRLQSQLTNTLSTDLCSQCNACLPCPETINIPEVLRLRNLAIAYDMTDYGKYRYGMFENAGHWFWGVKGDRCTDCGDCLPRCPQQLDIPTLLRDTHERLNGKAGRRLWD; encoded by the coding sequence ATGCGCTATCGGCGGTTTGGCAAAACAAATTTGCTATTTTCGGTGTTTTCACTTGGAACGATGCGCTGTCTGGCTAACGAGTCAACCGCCCGCCAGACGGTGTATCAAGCAGTTGATTTGGGAATAAATCACCTGGAAACGGCGCGGGGTTACGGCAAAAGCGAACAATATCTGGGGGAAGCCTTAAAAGCTGGATTGCCTCTAGATAGAAAGCAACTGCATATTACAACTAAAATTCCTCCTGTTGCTGACGGCGATACTATGCGCCGCTGGATTGATGAGTCTCTAGAGCGTTTACAGCTAGATTATGTAGATTGTCTGGCAATTCATGGAGTCAATACCTGGGAACACCTAGATTGGGTGAAGTGCGGATGCATACAGGCGGTGCAGGAAGCGATCGCAGATGGTCGGGTGCGACACGTTGGCTTCTCGACTCATGGAACGCTGGATGTAATTCTGGCAGCAATAAATACAGATTTATTTGAATTTGTCAACCTTCATTATTATTATTTCCAGCAGGTAAATGCTCCAGCGGTTGCCCTAGCCCACCAAAAGGACATGGGAGTTTTTATTATCTCTCCCGCTGATAAGGGAGGAAGGCTATATACACCCCCTGCGACGCTCGAAAAGTTGTGTCAGCCATATTCGCCACTAGAGCTGAACTACAGATTTTTGTTAAGCGATCGCCGCATTACTACTCTAAGCATCGGTGCGGCTAACCCAGATGAACTGATAGAACCGCTAAAGGTAGCTGACTCCGACGAGGCGCTGACAGCCGAAGAAATTGAAGTATTCCAGCGCTTGCAGTCGCAACTTACAAACACACTTTCTACAGACCTGTGCAGCCAATGCAATGCCTGCTTGCCATGCCCGGAGACTATAAACATACCGGAAGTATTGCGGCTGCGGAATCTAGCCATAGCCTACGATATGACCGATTACGGTAAGTACCGCTACGGTATGTTTGAAAACGCAGGTCACTGGTTTTGGGGAGTGAAAGGCGATCGCTGCACCGATTGCGGCGACTGTTTGCCCCGTTGTCCCCAACAGCTTGACATCCCAACACTGCTGCGAGACACCCACGAACGTCTCAACGGCAAAGCTGGGCGTCGCCTTTGGGATTAA
- a CDS encoding universal stress protein, which produces MAFHKILVAIDSSNLCQSVFAQALDLAEANRSALMLLHCLTSETVAYPDPSMPSEMGAYSELDANSYQTQQLILKNHIEQAQALLQSYCQTAKSRGLVAEFDCKIGEAGQWLCETAQGWGADLIVMGRRGRTGLTEALLGSASNYVLHHAPCSVLVIQQLNTQELSSHFKGVVGKS; this is translated from the coding sequence ATGGCTTTCCATAAGATCCTTGTTGCCATCGACTCCTCTAATTTATGCCAATCGGTTTTTGCCCAAGCTCTAGACTTAGCCGAGGCGAATAGATCCGCTTTAATGCTGCTTCATTGCCTCACTAGCGAAACCGTTGCATACCCCGACCCTTCTATGCCAAGTGAGATGGGCGCGTACTCAGAACTAGACGCCAATTCTTACCAAACTCAACAACTTATCCTCAAGAACCACATTGAACAGGCGCAGGCTTTGCTGCAAAGTTATTGCCAAACTGCTAAAAGCCGGGGTCTGGTAGCGGAATTTGATTGCAAAATAGGAGAGGCTGGGCAATGGCTGTGCGAAACAGCTCAGGGTTGGGGAGCGGATTTGATCGTTATGGGACGGCGGGGGCGGACAGGATTGACTGAAGCGTTGCTGGGAAGTGCGAGCAACTATGTGCTGCACCACGCTCCTTGTTCTGTGTTAGTAATTCAGCAGCTAAATACTCAGGAGTTGAGTTCGCATTTCAAAGGTGTTGTGGGGAAAAGTTAG
- the pgsA gene encoding CDP-diacylglycerol--glycerol-3-phosphate 3-phosphatidyltransferase — protein sequence MNLPNWITFSRLLALPFLLVGLYYPTESARWACLTIFLVAAGTDWLDGYLARKLNQITDLGKFLDPLVDKLLVLAPLLALIEIGKVPAWGVFLILGRELAIAGWRVNQSTISGANIWGKVKTVSQIVAIALLIAPLPDSWQIPSLVAFWISVALTLMSGVIYLLPTSNKDMNLTADAGK from the coding sequence ATGAATTTACCAAACTGGATCACCTTCTCGCGTTTGCTGGCGTTGCCGTTTTTGCTAGTTGGCCTTTACTACCCCACAGAGTCGGCACGTTGGGCGTGTTTAACAATATTTTTGGTAGCCGCCGGAACAGATTGGTTGGATGGCTACCTAGCTCGAAAACTTAACCAGATTACAGATTTGGGCAAGTTTCTTGACCCACTGGTTGATAAGTTGCTGGTATTAGCTCCCCTGTTGGCGCTTATTGAAATAGGTAAAGTGCCTGCATGGGGAGTTTTCCTAATTTTGGGACGGGAGTTGGCGATCGCTGGTTGGCGCGTTAACCAATCGACAATTTCCGGAGCTAATATCTGGGGTAAGGTTAAAACTGTTAGTCAGATTGTGGCGATCGCGCTCCTCATTGCTCCCCTTCCTGACTCTTGGCAAATCCCCTCTCTGGTCGCATTCTGGATTTCCGTTGCCCTCACTTTGATGTCTGGCGTTATTTACTTGTTGCCTACAAGTAATAAAGATATGAATTTAACTGCCGATGCAGGCAAATAA
- the cobT gene encoding nicotinate mononucleotide-dependent phosphoribosyltransferase CobT, which produces MPIRVCTGAKQGQEWLERYRGRKPIFACVLGFTDTGLIPGISAAGATPDDRRITAIADAEFLYNGPRLPKQYPLPPLTAGASPVLISRAVVEALDIPVYLFNAGLPLAPPVEAIDLGGAPAKCLSQGNALELATVKHLLEQGLIWGEKLATTVPDGYVILSECVVGGTTTALAVLTGLGVDAAGKVNSSHPKCNHEQKWALVQAGLHRANIGSHSPIQNPKSKIQNSLDPLKLVAAVGDPMQIAVAGMTIAASRSCGVLLAGGTQMLAVYALMQAIAAKFSLDWRPENIVVGTTRWVAEDPTGDTVGLARAVGEMPDGKTPPLLASRLSFAASRYPQLRAYEQGYVKEGVGAGGAAIAAHLYQGWGQDKLLVAIEALVERCITC; this is translated from the coding sequence ATGCCGATTCGTGTATGCACTGGAGCTAAACAGGGACAGGAGTGGCTAGAGCGCTATCGAGGACGAAAGCCGATCTTTGCTTGCGTTTTGGGCTTTACCGACACTGGGCTGATTCCAGGTATTTCGGCTGCGGGTGCAACGCCAGACGATCGCCGAATTACTGCGATCGCCGATGCTGAATTTTTGTACAATGGCCCCCGATTGCCGAAGCAATATCCTTTACCTCCCCTAACTGCTGGTGCTTCACCCGTGCTAATCTCCCGCGCTGTTGTTGAAGCACTGGATATCCCTGTTTATTTATTTAATGCTGGTTTGCCTCTAGCTCCACCTGTTGAAGCAATAGATTTAGGGGGCGCTCCAGCTAAGTGCCTCAGCCAGGGAAATGCCCTAGAACTGGCAACCGTAAAACATTTGCTAGAGCAAGGGTTAATTTGGGGGGAAAAACTTGCTACTACTGTTCCTGATGGCTATGTCATCCTGAGCGAGTGCGTAGTTGGAGGAACTACTACGGCTTTGGCTGTTTTAACTGGGCTGGGGGTTGATGCAGCAGGGAAGGTTAATAGCAGCCACCCCAAGTGCAATCACGAGCAAAAGTGGGCGTTGGTGCAAGCTGGTTTGCACCGAGCAAACATTGGTTCCCATTCCCCAATCCAAAATCCAAAATCCAAAATCCAAAATTCTCTCGATCCGCTAAAACTCGTTGCGGCAGTCGGCGATCCTATGCAAATCGCTGTAGCTGGGATGACTATTGCCGCTAGTCGGAGTTGTGGTGTTTTGCTTGCTGGGGGTACGCAGATGCTGGCTGTTTATGCGCTGATGCAGGCGATCGCTGCTAAATTTTCCTTAGATTGGCGACCGGAAAACATCGTAGTCGGAACTACGCGCTGGGTGGCAGAAGACCCTACTGGCGATACTGTGGGATTAGCTAGAGCTGTTGGCGAAATGCCCGACGGCAAAACTCCGCCTTTACTAGCCAGCAGGCTGAGTTTTGCCGCTTCTCGTTATCCCCAACTGCGGGCTTACGAACAGGGATATGTTAAGGAAGGCGTGGGAGCGGGTGGAGCTGCGATCGCGGCTCATCTCTACCAAGGCTGGGGACAAGATAAACTACTTGTGGCCATTGAAGCCTTGGTAGAGCGCTGTATTACTTGCTAA
- the surE gene encoding 5'/3'-nucleotidase SurE yields MTLILTNDDGIGAPGILALHKAVNGKGIIVAPKDHLSGCGHQVTTTLPIHIHRRSDTEFAVGGTPADCTRLALTHLCPDVKAVLSGINAGGNLGVDAYISGTVAAVREAAMHGICGIAVSHYRKGKLNVDWDVAARWTAGVLDDLLNRPYKPGTYWNVNLPHLLPGDPDPDVVFCQPCTQPLPVNYRIEGDNYYYAGDYQKRDRTPGSDVDVCFSGKIAVTQLHL; encoded by the coding sequence ATGACCTTGATTTTAACCAACGACGACGGAATAGGCGCTCCAGGCATCTTAGCACTGCATAAAGCAGTCAACGGCAAAGGCATAATAGTCGCCCCCAAAGATCATCTCTCAGGCTGCGGTCATCAAGTCACCACTACTCTTCCGATTCACATCCACCGCCGTTCAGACACAGAATTCGCTGTTGGCGGTACTCCCGCAGATTGCACCCGCCTCGCGCTAACCCATCTCTGTCCAGATGTAAAAGCCGTCCTCTCTGGTATCAACGCTGGGGGCAATTTGGGAGTTGACGCTTACATCTCAGGAACCGTCGCCGCCGTGCGCGAAGCTGCAATGCACGGGATTTGCGGAATCGCCGTTTCCCACTATCGCAAGGGGAAACTAAATGTTGATTGGGATGTGGCGGCGCGGTGGACTGCTGGTGTCCTGGATGATTTGCTCAACCGCCCTTATAAACCGGGAACCTACTGGAACGTAAATTTGCCGCACTTACTACCAGGAGATCCCGATCCCGATGTGGTATTTTGCCAACCCTGTACGCAACCGCTTCCGGTAAATTACCGCATTGAAGGTGATAACTATTACTACGCGGGAGACTATCAAAAACGCGATCGCACTCCTGGTTCTGATGTTGATGTCTGCTTCTCAGGTAAAATTGCCGTCACCCAACTACACCTCTAA
- a CDS encoding bifunctional nuclease family protein: MIEMKVAGIALDAVTRSPIVLLKDASERRALPIYIGQDQAKAIISALEKQTPPRPLTHDLIVNILEAWDMTLERVIIHSLQDNTFYAILCVRQGEAKKEIDARPSDAIAVAIRTNTPIWVMEEVIADASIPVDRDADEAERRAFRDFISNLRPEDIIQRGRFTSGET; encoded by the coding sequence ATGATTGAAATGAAAGTAGCTGGAATTGCATTAGATGCCGTCACTCGCAGCCCGATCGTGCTGCTGAAAGATGCTTCGGAGCGACGTGCCCTGCCTATTTATATAGGACAAGATCAGGCAAAGGCAATTATCAGCGCCCTGGAAAAACAGACCCCTCCGCGCCCTCTCACCCACGATTTAATAGTTAATATTCTTGAGGCATGGGACATGACTTTGGAGCGCGTGATCATTCACTCGCTTCAAGACAATACTTTCTATGCTATTTTATGTGTCCGTCAGGGTGAGGCAAAAAAGGAGATTGATGCGCGTCCTAGCGACGCGATCGCTGTTGCCATTCGCACTAACACGCCCATTTGGGTGATGGAAGAAGTAATTGCCGATGCTTCCATTCCGGTTGACCGCGATGCCGACGAGGCAGAACGCCGAGCCTTCCGGGATTTTATCTCCAACCTGCGACCAGAAGATATTATTCAGCGCGGTCGATTCACCAGTGGTGAAACATAG
- a CDS encoding phycobiliprotein lyase encodes MLNFEEFFTACTGLWKTERIYHSIVQGGTERSYTEYTVEALRNEQKQQILSVSAMNGIKVDLEQQKDAESACPGFAIAFDTVSETGERVAMSLKALFVPDAYALTDASIQPSPPPPVAAMVPDSEEIIRGYYLRDEGYSEAGAIAGRFTYLPTRQTLEMTTYYGRSVAIDQMRIVAPDLRLRTILTYKRPEQPDQPPTIITLAGFGVERRQSL; translated from the coding sequence ATGCTTAACTTTGAAGAGTTTTTTACGGCTTGCACGGGGCTGTGGAAGACGGAAAGAATATATCATTCCATCGTGCAAGGTGGGACCGAACGTTCTTACACGGAATATACAGTAGAAGCGCTGAGGAACGAACAAAAGCAGCAAATTTTGTCTGTCTCAGCAATGAACGGTATAAAGGTTGACCTGGAACAACAGAAAGATGCTGAGTCAGCGTGTCCTGGGTTTGCGATCGCGTTCGATACGGTTTCGGAAACGGGCGAACGAGTAGCGATGAGTTTGAAGGCGCTATTTGTACCCGATGCATATGCGCTAACAGATGCGTCTATCCAGCCATCACCACCGCCCCCAGTTGCGGCAATGGTTCCAGACTCGGAGGAGATAATTAGAGGCTATTATTTGCGGGATGAAGGCTATTCAGAAGCAGGCGCGATCGCGGGGCGCTTTACCTATCTACCCACTCGCCAAACCCTGGAAATGACAACGTACTACGGGCGTTCAGTTGCCATAGACCAAATGCGGATAGTCGCTCCTGATTTACGCTTACGCACGATTCTTACCTATAAGCGACCCGAACAACCCGATCAACCTCCAACAATAATTACCTTAGCGGGCTTTGGCGTTGAACGCAGGCAATCCCTCTAG
- a CDS encoding extracellular solute-binding protein: MKRRSFMVGAGTLALSQLVEGCSSPSETLKVRLLKNSIPPQLLKEFTKGLGRKIGLDFAPDANLKDVYTNLQKWNGSGQDENGWRLKLPFYKPKVAVIPDLVTLGDYWLQGAIQQQLIQPLELAQLDGWKQLPPRWKELVTRNDKGLRDAKGKVWGAPYRWGSTVIIYRRDKFETLGWNPTDWGDLWKEELRDRISLLDQPREVIGLTLKKLGKSYNTPDLNTVSGLKDELSKLKGGVKFYSSDTYLQPLLLGDTWLAVGWSTDVLEAMKGERSIAAVVPKSGTALWADVWVRPTTANSSTDNLMKQWIDFCWQPDTASQISQFTKAASPAIASIERNKLPKDLQENKLLLPEAEVLDKSEFLYPLAQSTLEQYRSFWQEMQS, encoded by the coding sequence ATGAAGCGACGGTCTTTTATGGTGGGTGCTGGAACCCTGGCGCTAAGTCAGCTAGTGGAAGGTTGCAGTTCCCCGTCAGAAACATTGAAAGTTAGACTGCTGAAAAATTCCATCCCACCCCAGCTATTGAAGGAATTTACCAAGGGTCTGGGACGAAAAATTGGTTTAGATTTTGCCCCAGACGCCAATTTAAAGGACGTTTACACCAACCTGCAAAAGTGGAACGGATCGGGCCAGGATGAAAATGGCTGGAGGCTGAAACTGCCGTTTTATAAACCCAAAGTGGCCGTAATTCCAGACTTAGTGACGTTGGGTGATTACTGGTTACAAGGAGCAATTCAGCAGCAATTAATTCAACCGCTTGAGTTAGCACAGTTGGACGGCTGGAAGCAACTTCCGCCACGCTGGAAAGAGCTGGTAACGCGCAATGACAAAGGCTTAAGGGACGCCAAAGGGAAAGTCTGGGGGGCACCTTACCGCTGGGGTAGTACTGTTATTATCTATCGCCGCGATAAGTTTGAGACATTGGGTTGGAACCCGACAGACTGGGGGGATTTGTGGAAAGAAGAGTTGCGCGATCGCATTTCTCTTCTAGACCAGCCCCGCGAAGTAATTGGTTTAACTTTGAAAAAGCTGGGTAAATCCTATAACACCCCAGATCTCAACACAGTTTCTGGCTTAAAAGATGAACTGTCGAAGCTGAAAGGCGGGGTCAAGTTTTACAGTTCTGACACATACCTGCAACCGCTACTGCTGGGAGATACATGGCTGGCGGTGGGTTGGTCTACAGATGTGCTAGAAGCTATGAAGGGCGAGCGCTCGATAGCCGCTGTCGTTCCTAAATCTGGAACCGCTCTTTGGGCAGACGTTTGGGTTCGTCCTACTACTGCTAATTCTAGTACAGACAACCTGATGAAGCAGTGGATTGACTTTTGTTGGCAGCCAGATACTGCCAGTCAAATTTCTCAATTTACCAAGGCTGCTTCACCTGCGATCGCTTCCATAGAGCGAAACAAATTACCAAAAGATCTTCAGGAAAATAAGCTGCTTTTGCCAGAAGCGGAGGTTCTAGACAAGAGCGAATTTCTCTATCCCCTAGCCCAATCTACCCTAGAGCAATATCGTTCCTTTTGGCAGGAAATGCAAAGTTAA